A genome region from Leptodactylus fuscus isolate aLepFus1 chromosome 6, aLepFus1.hap2, whole genome shotgun sequence includes the following:
- the PKIG gene encoding cAMP-dependent protein kinase inhibitor gamma produces the protein MDVESAYTEFITCDRTGRRNAVPDIKGESSSTGVRELSENMGDLSIQGAEGQAEAAPSNSGQEQTTEAQDGSSPS, from the exons ATGGACGTGGAGTCTGCATACACTGAATTCATAACCTGCGACAGAACCGGCAGGCGGAATGCAGTACCAGACATCAAAGGGGAATCCAGCTCTACGGGTGTGAGGGAGCTGTCAGAGAACATGGGAGATCTCTCCATTCAAGGAGCAG AAGGACAAGCAGAAGCAGCACCCTCCAATAGCGGACAAGAACAGACCACTGAAGCACAAGATGGCAGCTCGCCGTCATAA